The bacterium sequence GACCTCATAATCAATCTGGCGCGAACCCTTCGGGATGCGGATTGGCTGGCGGTGGCCTGCAAGGGCTGTGGCCACCATGTTAAAAGCCATCGGAAAGGACGGGGCATTGTGAACGGCGCCGCCCTCGTCCAGGTGGTCCCTGTAATTGATCCCGAGGGCGATGATCTTGCCGGGCCGGGTGACGGGCGCCTTGAAGGCTATCTCCTCTTGCGGGATGAGGGCACGCCTCCCGGTGGGAGAGGGAGGGTCTTCCCCTTTCGCCAGCCAGCCTTCGCAGTGCTCCAGAAGAGTGCGGAGAGCGTCCAAGGCCTCCTTTCCTCTCCGGATAATACTCACCATCTTCGGGGGCAGGAGAGCAGAGGCTTGCCCTTCCGCGTCGGAGGCGGCTCTTTCGGAGGAGAGAAAATCGGCGTAGGCCGATGTGACATCGGCGAAACGTCCGTCTGAGAGGAGGAGGCCAACACGCTCCTCTCCCTCACGAGCACTCAAAGCGGAAAAGGTTGCAAGCTTCATCCGGCGATCATTTTCCCCCTTTATTCTGCTTTTTCATGAGAGCGGCGAGGTCCCGCTGCTTCGTCATGTGGGTATCCTGATGAAGGTATCCCCCGAAGTTGTCCTTGCGGATGGGACTGCAAGCCTCAAAGGCGACAGTATCCTCGAGGTAGTCAGCCTGGTGCTCCACATGACTCGGGACGTACCAGACATCGCCGGGCTTC is a genomic window containing:
- a CDS encoding fumarylacetoacetate hydrolase family protein translates to MKLATFSALSAREGEERVGLLLSDGRFADVTSAYADFLSSERAASDAEGQASALLPPKMVSIIRRGKEALDALRTLLEHCEGWLAKGEDPPSPTGRRALIPQEEIAFKAPVTRPGKIIALGINYRDHLDEGGAVHNAPSFPMAFNMVATALAGHRQPIRIPKGSRQIDYEVEIAMVIGRGGVDIEEKDWKKHIFGYTILNDVSEREIQFPELKVGLLNLGKNFPTFAPMGPWLITPDEIPDPEDIAISCWVNDEAEPRQSSTTRNLIFGMPRIVAHFSRMGLEPGDVISTGTPSGVAAFRTPPDPWWLKPGDEVRCEASGIGKLVNPVVASG